From one Culex quinquefasciatus strain JHB chromosome 3, VPISU_Cqui_1.0_pri_paternal, whole genome shotgun sequence genomic stretch:
- the LOC6047865 gene encoding 60S ribosomal protein L19, with amino-acid sequence MSSLKLQKRLAASVMRCGKKKVWLDPNEINEIGNTNSRQSIRKLIKDGLIIKKPVVVHSRYRVRKNTIARRKGRHCGYGKRKGTANARMPQKMLWMNRMRVLRRLLKKYREAKKIDRHLYHDLYMRAKGNVFKNKRILMEHIHKRKAEKARSKMLSDQAEAKRTKVREARKRREERIANKKQELLQTIAKEEESAQQVAATGKK; translated from the exons ATGAG TTCCCTCAAGCTCCAGAAGAGGCTGGCAGCCTCGGTTATGCGATGTGGCAAGAAGAAGGTCTGGTTGGATCCTAACGAAATCAACGAGATTGGAAACACCAACTCCC GCCAGAGCATCCGCAAGCTGATCAAGGATGGTCTGATCATCAAGAAGCCGGTGGTGGTGCACTCGCGTTACCGTGTCCGCAAGAACACAATCGCGCGCCGCAAGGGCCGCCACTGCGGCTACGGCAAGAGGAAGGGTACGGCGAACGCGCGTATGCCCCAGAAGATGCTGTGGATGAACCGTATGCGCGTGCTGCGTCGCCTGCTCAAGAAGTACCGCGAGGCGAAGAAGATCGACCGCCACCTGTACCACGATCTGTACATGCGCGCGAAGGGTAACGTGTTCAAGAACAAGCGCATCCTGATGGAGCACATCCACAAGCGGAAGGCCGAGAAGGCGCGCAGCAAGATGCTGAGCGACCAGGCCGAAGCCAAGCGTACCAAGGTGCGCGAGGCCCGCAAGCGCCGCGAGGAGCGCATCGCCAACAAGAAGCAGGAGCTGCTGCAGACCATCGCCAAGGAAGAGGAGAGCGCGCAGCAGGTTGCGGCCACCGGCAAGAAGTAA